A window of Dehalogenimonas sp. WBC-2 genomic DNA:
AGCGTCTGGCCATCCGTGCCATGGAACTGCTGCAACTGCTCAATATCAGTCACCTGACTTTTTCCAAGGCTGGTGAGATGTCCGGCGGTCAGCAAAAGTTGCTTGAGATCGGCCGGTCGCTGATGGCGGAACCTGAACTGCTGCTTCTTGACGAACCGGCTGCTGGCGTCAATCCTGTGCTGGGGAAGCAGATATTTGAGGAACTTGACAAGCTCAAGCGTGAAAAAGGCATGAGCTTCTTTATCATCGAGCACAGGCTGGAATTGCTGATGGCTTATACCGACTGGGTCTACGTTATGGACCGGGGCAAGATAGCTTTGCAAGGTGAACCGAAACAGGTGGTCAATGACCCGATATTCTTCGACGTATATATAGGCAGTCGCGGAGGTCAAACATGAGTGACATCTTGACTGCTACCGGGATTACCGCTGGTTATGGCGATGTGCATATAGTAAATGATGTTTCAGTGCATCTGGAATATGGCGGCAGTGTTGCTATTGTGGGGCCAAACGGCTCCGGTAAATCGACGCTGCTTAAGAGCTTGATCGGATTTGCCAGGCTGTTTGAGGGCAACATCATGTTTGACGGCCGGGATATCACTGGCATGACATCAGATAAGACAGTGGCCATGGGTCTGGGTTACGTATCTCAAACAGACAACGTTTTTGCCAATCTTACCATCCAGGAGAATCTGGAAATGGGCGCCTATGTCCGTCATGACTCCGCCGCAGTCAAACAGGATATAGAGCGGATGTATCAGATGTTCCCGGAACTGGAACGCCGTAAGAAATTCTACGCCGGCAGCCTTTCCGGCGGCGAACGCCAGATGCTGGCGATAGCCCGGGCGATGATGGCTAACCCGCGCGCCTTGCTCCTTGATGAACCTCTTGCCTCACTCTCACACAAAGCGGTCGAAACAATCGTTGACAAATTGCGTCTTATCAATGAGTCCGGCACTGCGCTAATGATTATCGAGCAGAATACTCGCCGAATTCTATCGTTCGCCCGCCGTGCATATGTCCTGGTCACAGGAAAACTGGCACTCGAAGGCGAAGCAGCCACCATCCTCGAAAACGAAGACGCCCGTAAACGCTACCTCGGCCTCAGCGTAGACTAGCAAGCCTCTCTCGCGCTAGAATAGCCGGAGAATCCGGGGAGGTGACCAAATGTACTACATCAATGTGGAATCCCACTTTGACGCCGCCCATTTTCTCCGCGGCTATGCCGGTAAGTGTGAAAACTTACATGGACACCGCTATAAAGTGGCGGTGAAGATCGCCTCGGAAAATCTCGATGACATCGGTATGGCGTATGATTTCACCAACCTGAAAGCTGTCCTCAAACC
This region includes:
- the livG gene encoding branched-chain amino acid transport protein LivG; the encoded protein is MAEPLLKVEGLVKNYGGLCAVGGVDLEVGRGKFVGLVGPNGCGKTTLLSSIYGLRPSDGGHVTFAGRHIEKMAPHQIFDLGMGNAFQFPRLFPTMTVLDNMIIAARNQPGDKLFNSLFRRGKWHRDDERLAIRAMELLQLLNISHLTFSKAGEMSGGQQKLLEIGRSLMAEPELLLLDEPAAGVNPVLGKQIFEELDKLKREKGMSFFIIEHRLELLMAYTDWVYVMDRGKIALQGEPKQVVNDPIFFDVYIGSRGGQT
- the livF gene encoding branched-chain amino acid transport protein LivF, whose protein sequence is MSDILTATGITAGYGDVHIVNDVSVHLEYGGSVAIVGPNGSGKSTLLKSLIGFARLFEGNIMFDGRDITGMTSDKTVAMGLGYVSQTDNVFANLTIQENLEMGAYVRHDSAAVKQDIERMYQMFPELERRKKFYAGSLSGGERQMLAIARAMMANPRALLLDEPLASLSHKAVETIVDKLRLINESGTALMIIEQNTRRILSFARRAYVLVTGKLALEGEAATILENEDARKRYLGLSVD